GATCCGAGCGATGTCTTCGCCAGAAGGGCCGGGAAAGGAAGCCGCATGAGCGCCGGCTGTCCGCCGATGGCGGCCGGCGCGCGGCGGAAACCAAAGCCAACCCGCTAAGTGTCATGGCGCGGCTTTTGCCGCGCCATTCGTTTACTGCCTTCCGATCGTCCGGGGCTCCATCGCTGTCACCAGGTCGTGCACCGCCTTTAGGGCTGTATTATCGAGCTTGTTTAGATGGTCGACGGTTCCCTCCATCAGCTTGGTTCTCGCGTCTTTGCGTGAGTCGCCTATAGGGCGAGAGGGCCGCTTGTTGACGAATGGTTTGAAGAACTCTTCCGGAGTGATGTCCAGGACCTCGAAAATGTGGATCAGCCGTCCGACGGTCATCAAGGAAGAGGCGTTTTCGTAACGGGAATACGTCGCCTCCTTCACCCCCAGCAGTGTAGCGACTTTGGCTTGTGCAATCTGTCGGTCGGTTCGCAAGCCACGCAGCCTCTGAGCAACAAGCAGATCCAGTTCCTTGAGATCGATGATCTTTCCGTCGAGCCGCTTGCGATAAACGGGATAATCTTTGTTTGGGTCGTCAACGCGTTCAAGTCCGAGATAGCTTACCCACTGCTCGAGTCCGAAACCTGCCATTGCCACCAACCACACTGAAAAATAATCGTTATTCCTCTGGAACAAATAAAGATGGTACCTCGAAAGTCTACCCTGAATAGCTACTTTAGCGCATCGCTTTGCGACCCCGCTCTATGCCTTCGGCACGGAGCCAGCAGGCGCTGTCTCCGCCCATTCGGGTGACGATCGGTTGCGCTGCGGCTTCGCCTTCAATCACATGCATCTTGGGCAAAAATCGGTACCGACATTTACAGCCTCGCGCGATCGACCCATATTGCCGGCTGATCAGGTCAGGTCAGGTCATGGCAGATCTCTAGCCCTTATCTGTCGCGTGCCTACGGAGGCCGCCCCGCCTGATCGGGGCGGCCTTTCCCCATCTGAAAGCTCCTTACAGTTATCAGCACCAGTCATGGTGAGTCCGGTCATCCGTCACGATGAAGCAGTGACGCCGGAGGCGTCCTTTCTGTCTCTTTGATGAGGGAAAGAGGAGCGCCGCCCCCTCTCCCTCACAAGGGGAAAAAACGGTCTCCCCGTCCTTCCTTCGCGCAGCCTTCAGGCAGCGCTTTCGTGCAGGATCGCCGCTGACGCGCCGCCCCATCGCCTTTGCCTCGGGCGGGCGAACCCCCTCCGTTATTATCCCCTTGCCACCCTCTCCCCCGCTGCTCCGCGCGAACTCGGGAACAGGAGCGGGGCTCCTGCCCACGAGGGGCACGAGAAGACCGCTTCGCGGAATTGGAGAAAGGGTGAGAACTATGACCACAACCGCAACCGTTTACCTGCTGGACCCGGAAGCCGGGACCATTCAAGCCGCTGAGGTCGCAGCACCTAGCGCGTTCTCTCAGACCTACGGGCTGATTGGATGCCAGCTTGTCGAGGTGGTGCCATTCGACACGAACCACGTTCTTATCGTCGATGAGGAGGGTTTGCGCGACGGCTTGACCGCTTTCACTGTCTTTGACGGCTACCCGCAGCCATTGGCTGGAAAGATCGTTCTTGCCAGCCTGGACGGCTCGCATGTCCTACCGCCGCAGATCAGCATTGAGGAAGCAGCGGCCCGCCTGAACGTCTGCAAGCCGGTTCTTGATCCGGTCTTTGCCAAGGCAGACGAGCATTCCCCCAATGGGGTCGTTCTGGGCGGCGCTTTGATCGGGTTCCAGACCCGCGTCACCCGCACTCACCCAACCGTCATGGCGGGGGTAGTCCGATGATCATCGCTGTTGTCGAGGACCGCACCCTGTCCATTCTCGCCGGAACCTTTGCCGCGACCATCGCGGCGAAGGACATCGAACATAGCTTCCATGCCCTTACTCATTTTCCGGAGCGGCGCACCCTTTCCGAACTGGAAGGGCTGGCAGAGCGCCTGAACGGCTTTGCCGCCTACATGGTGGAGCTGTGGGAGCAAGCAAAACTGCCCCTGCCGGACGCTGAATTAGAGGCCTTTGCCCGCCGTCATGTCGAGATCACCGCCAAGTATTGGGCAGCGGAAGGCCGTTGCATGAACTGGTTTATCACCGGACGTGCCCGCTTTCCCGTCGCCCGCAATGAAAAGCGGATGCGAGTATCAGACGCCCGCCGTGCTGACGTCTCGGCCCATATCGCGACTGCGAAAAAGGCAGTGAAGCGCAAGGCGTTTCCCCACGGGGCCGATGACGAGCCGATCCGCTCCGGCGATCCGGCCGCCATGCAGCGCATCGCCTCGCGGATCGAAGACCTGGCACTGTCCATCGACCGGATGAAACGGGCGAATGTCATCATTCGTCGGATGGAGAAGGATCAGGCGAGCGAAGCCGACATTCTGGCCCGTGTGGTGGCAGAAACCGGCATGGACGAAGAGAGGGCATCGCGTGGCGTTACCCTTGCCCCGTGGCAGAACCGACGCGGCTTTTCCACCACCAACACCCGCGCCGAACTGCGCCGTATGCAAACCCGCCTCACTTCGCTTGCTGCGATGAAGAAGCGCGGCGACCGCGCCGAGGACGTCGAGACGGAGGCAGGAGCCGTCACGGTCAAGGAAAACACCGACATGGCCCGCATTCAGTTGCTGTTTCCCGGCAAGCCGGACGAACAGACGCGGCGCACCCTGAAATCTAACGGGTTCCGCTGGTCCCCATCGCAAGGAGCGTGGCAGCGCAACTTGAACGAGGCCGGACGCTATGCGGCAAGTCGTGTCTTGAAATCTATCAGCGGCGACAGCGCAGCTTGATCAGCCCCGGAAACAGAGGATCCCCACATGAATGAGCAAATTTTTACAGTCATGGAGTTTTCCGGCCGAGGCGACGCCATGTTCGGCGGCAGTGCCGCCGACTGGAGCCTATACACCCAAGAAGACGGCTCAAACGCTTTCATGAGTGCTGCCGACGCGCAGCGCCGCCAGCTGGTGAAAGCCTATTTCCCGACCAAGAAGGAGGCAAGTGAGGCCGGAGAGGCAGCCAGTCAGCGCAAGGGCCTGATTTCGGCCTTGCCTGTTCGGCGTGTTGACGAGATCCCCTATGCGCAATTGCGCTGGATTGTCGGAAACATGCACGTTGGAACCAGCGATGACGACTTGAAAGCCGACATCAAGGGACGCTCGAAGTCGGGCATGACAGAGAATCCCGACCTTCTGGCGCAGGCGTGCGCCTATGCACTGGCAAGCCACTGAGCCAATCAGGGCTTGGTTGCCCATTTCCGGCTGTAGGAGGCGAAGCATGAAAAGCAACGGCCAGCGCCGAAGCGTTGAGGTCTTCGACACGCCCTCCGGTTTAGGAGGGAGCCACACGGTTGAGGTTGTCGAGGACCTTGGAAACAGTAAGGTCAGCGTGCGCGTCTGGTATGGACGCGCCACTGCGACAGGTTGGGAAGCGTGGAAGGATTGGGACGGCTACCGCTTTGAGACCGACCGCGCCAGCCTGACCAACAAGCGGTCAATGCCGCTGTTCAAATAGGACCTGGGCCGCATTTCGGTGCGGCCCGATATTAGGAGGGGCACCATTGAGCCGCTACACCGTGACCGTGAAAACCGACGAAGAGACCGACGAGAACGCCGTAATCGGCTATGATCCGCCGTTGCGCACCTTCTTTCTGCAGGCGTTTCCCGATGAGGAAACCGACGAATATGCCCTATGGTTCGGGACGCATCTTGAGCAGCACCCAAGCCTTGAATCGATCATCGAGAGCGCGCGCCGTTTTGGCTATGAGATCGAAGGGCTGTCACAGAAGGCCATCGTCGCCATGACAAAGGAAGCGGGAACGCCGACGCCGCCAAGCCTTGGCGAGCGGCTAGGATTGGTACGCTGACAATTGTTGGATGCTTTGTTGCGGGGCTGGTTCGGAAGAACTGGCCCCGTAGCCATTTTGGCAGTTGCGAACCTGGCCGCATCGAGCGGGCTGCGGTCCGCCCGAAGGGAGCCCATGCCCCTCCCCTCGGCTCCCCTCCCGCCCGGCGTGCCGCCGCCGTTGGCGGCGCTTGATCGTCTCGCTCAGGTGGTTGATCGAACCGGGCGATCCGCCAGCAATGAACTCATTTCCTTGGCGGAAAGCGTGCCTTTGGTCGCGATCAGATAGGCCGCGAGATAGGTCAGCTTCAGGTTGGCTTCTCCCTCTCCCTTTGGCTTGTAATTGATGATTGCCAGGCGCCGTGCCGTCGCCTTTTTCCCCCCTTGAACAGCTGCCGAGTGCTGATCGATCAACTCACGAAGCGAGGGACCTTCTCCAGTCGCACTACCTGCGGTTTCCGTTCCAAGGTGCTTGGACGACAGCTCGTCCGAGGTGAAGCTTGTGCGCAGAGTGGCTGTTGCCCGATGCGACGAACGCGAACTGGATAACGACAGTAGCATGGTGGATGCCTCACCGATCAGTTGCATTGGAGGGGCTTTAAGACCATTGAACCTGACGACACGCACGATAGGATGCGAAACGAAACGAAATCCGGGCCTGCAAGTCATTGGAAAAAAACGGTAAGATTTTTGTCGCGCCGCCTAACAACGGAAGCGATTTCAAGGAGCTGTTCAAGCAGATGGCCGCTGCAGGAGCCGGTCGGCCCTTGGGTGATGATGGTTTTCCGCAAGGCCCCTGGACGCCGGAACTGCTGGCGGATGCCATTTCGAAGATCGACTCCAATCGTAGCGGGGTGGATCTCCGCACGGTCCAGCTCTGGTTTCAGGAGAACGACAAGGGCATCAGCACCACCAACATCCGCTGGCTCGCACGCATCTTTGGTTGCGGCGACAAGGAGGCGACGAATGATTGGATGAAGGAGCTTAGTGCAGCGCAAGCCCGCCTGACTGCCAAGCGACGGGATACCAGAAAGACTGGCGGCGCAGCTACTTCGCGAGTGCCGGACATGCCGGCGCCAGCCGCAAACCAGATTCCGCTAACGCCGGTCGTCTCGGTGGATCTTGAACCCATGTCGACGGAGCGGCCATCTGGTTTGGCGATCAGGACCGAGACGATTTTCTCTCACGGATCACACTTGAATCTGCCGTCTTCGGTCTTTGCCGGTTCGTCCGCTCTTGGGTTCCTGTCCTATATCCTTGGGATCCACACCATCACCTATATGCGCGAGGACGGTATCGAAAAACAGGTCGGCTTTCTGTGGGCGCCAAACTGGACCTTCCTCTTCATGGTGCTGCTGCCGCTGTTCTTCGCCATAGTCATCGAGCTTCTGGTTTTCTGGAAACATGATGCACGTCCAAGGTTTCTGGCACATGCCGATCGACCTCAAAGCGGGGATGCCTGGATTCAAAACCTGCAGGCGAACTCCCATACCTATTGGGCGGTTTTCCTGATCTGCATCTTGTTTGCCGGCCTGGCTCAATGGATTGGGGTGCAGCTGATCCCGCTGTTAGAACAGGCGCAGGATTTTGCCCCGAGTTGGGGGACGATTGGCATCATACGGCCTGACATAATCTCGACCCCGGCAGCCATCGTCTTCACCGCCCTCGCCTACCTCTATATGTCCGTCACCTTCTACCTGCTCTTTGCGGGCCTGATCATTCTGCATACGATCATCCATGATCTTTGGAAGCTCGATAGCCAAGCGACGCTTCGGACTGATCAGGCATCAGGGCCGGGGGTCAGTGAGGCCGCTCTGAGGATCATGCGGGGGGTGTTTCGATGCACAGTTCTCGTCGTCCTGGCCGCCATCTGCATGAAAGCGCAGAGCGCCTATCTCGCTTCACAAGGCCCCGACATCATAACGTGGATCGTTCGCGATGTGTGGGCTGCCCTCACCAACTACGACGACGGCGATCATATCTTCGGCTATCGAATGCCAACCCACTACAGCAGCCTCCTCGTCGCAATATCGAGCTGCAGCGTCTTCCTGTATGGAGCGATCCGGCTGGGCAGTGACAGACGTCTGCGAGCGCCCTTGTGGAAGATGTCTTCCGCGATCGGACTGCTCCTGATCTCGTATCTGACGATCGATGCCTTTGACGGCTTCTCGGTTTTGCTGATTGTCGCCGCATTGATAGCTACATACGGGCTATTTGATCCAGAGTTTGGATTCGGCTGGCGAGCCGGCGGTATGGAAGGCGACAGCCATGTTTCATAGCTGGCTCGATCGCTGGGACGAGGGCCGCGCCCAACGCGGCGAAGAGGCCAAGGAGACCACGGACCTCATTCTGGACGCCGATCGTGCATTCCCCGGCATGGGAGCGGCTGAAACGCTAGAGGAGTTCTGCGTACTCGCGGAAACGGCCGCCGCTGATCCGGGTTTCTTTGATCCGCCTGATTCAAGCGACCAAACCTTTGAGCTGCGGGATGGCTGGCTGAAATTCCCTTCGGACATCTCAACGGATGTCGCGGAAAACAACATCGTGTGGGCCAGGATCACGGAGAGCGGAAAACGCGATAAGGCGGTGGTGATCTTCCATCACTGGAACGCCGAAAGTCGGAACCGGCAGATTGCCGGGTTCCTCTCCTGGCAAGGGATCACGGTTATCGAGATCGCCATGCCTTACCACTTGGAGCGCAAGCGCCCGGGCTCGCTCTATGCCGATTACATGCTCAGCGCCAATCTCGGCCGAACGGTGCAGGCCGTCAGACAGGCTGTATGGGACGGGCGCAAGCTTATCCGCTGGCTAAAGCGCGAGGGGTATCGGGATGTTTCTGTCCTCGGGATGAGTCTTGGTTCCTGGATAGCCGGACTGGTCGCGGCGCATGAGACCGCCGTTTCTCGGGCGTCACTCTTCCTCACGGCAGGAAGCCTTGCCGAAATGGTATGGACCGGGCGCGCAACCCGTTCGATCCGGAAGAGTCTCGAGCCGCATCTTGCGCTTGCCCAGCTTCAACGAGCGTGGGCACCACTCGATCTTGAAAACCATGCAGACAGGCTGGCGCGGCCAAGCCTCGAAATTCATGTCATCCTGGCATCGAGGGACACGGTTGTTTTACCGGACCTGTCAGAACGCCTGCTGAAGCGGCTGCAGAATGCCGGAGCCAGAGTGAGCGTGCTGCGGCTGAATTGCGGGCACTACTCTCTTGGGCGGCCACCCTACATCTTGGGAGCCGGATGGAGCCTGAAGCGGTTTCTGATGCGCAAGCGCGAGGCCGCCCAGGCTTAGGAGCGCTTGAGCGCCGCATCGAGCGGCACCCAACCGCAATGAGGGGAGCCCCCTTCGGCCCCTCCCCTCAAACTCCCCTTCCCCCCTCACGACGGAGGCGCCCCGCAAGCGGGACGGTTCACTGAGGCTTGTTGTCGTTTCCGGCTAGGAGCGTCGACGTGAGCTCAACCACCGCTGCAGCATCACGGCGATGGAGATCCGACCTGGCGGCCGGATCACGATTTGCCGGTTGAAGGCAAAGACGACGGCCGGGGCTACGAAGGCCGCGTTTTCAGGCCGCTCCTTAGTGGCCGTACGTAATCTAATGCTGCGCACAATACGTCGGGCCCCGCCTTGGCGTGCAACCCTAAAGGGTTCTCCTCTCCGCTGCGCTCCGTTGCGATCGCTTCGCGATGCACTCGGCGGT
This Pseudorhizobium banfieldiae DNA region includes the following protein-coding sequences:
- a CDS encoding alpha/beta fold hydrolase; this encodes MFHSWLDRWDEGRAQRGEEAKETTDLILDADRAFPGMGAAETLEEFCVLAETAAADPGFFDPPDSSDQTFELRDGWLKFPSDISTDVAENNIVWARITESGKRDKAVVIFHHWNAESRNRQIAGFLSWQGITVIEIAMPYHLERKRPGSLYADYMLSANLGRTVQAVRQAVWDGRKLIRWLKREGYRDVSVLGMSLGSWIAGLVAAHETAVSRASLFLTAGSLAEMVWTGRATRSIRKSLEPHLALAQLQRAWAPLDLENHADRLARPSLEIHVILASRDTVVLPDLSERLLKRLQNAGARVSVLRLNCGHYSLGRPPYILGAGWSLKRFLMRKREAAQA
- a CDS encoding DUF3846 domain-containing protein, with the translated sequence MTTTATVYLLDPEAGTIQAAEVAAPSAFSQTYGLIGCQLVEVVPFDTNHVLIVDEEGLRDGLTAFTVFDGYPQPLAGKIVLASLDGSHVLPPQISIEEAAARLNVCKPVLDPVFAKADEHSPNGVVLGGALIGFQTRVTRTHPTVMAGVVR
- a CDS encoding helix-turn-helix domain-containing protein, with translation MAGFGLEQWVSYLGLERVDDPNKDYPVYRKRLDGKIIDLKELDLLVAQRLRGLRTDRQIAQAKVATLLGVKEATYSRYENASSLMTVGRLIHIFEVLDITPEEFFKPFVNKRPSRPIGDSRKDARTKLMEGTVDHLNKLDNTALKAVHDLVTAMEPRTIGRQ
- a CDS encoding RcgA family putative transporter gives rise to the protein MEKNGKIFVAPPNNGSDFKELFKQMAAAGAGRPLGDDGFPQGPWTPELLADAISKIDSNRSGVDLRTVQLWFQENDKGISTTNIRWLARIFGCGDKEATNDWMKELSAAQARLTAKRRDTRKTGGAATSRVPDMPAPAANQIPLTPVVSVDLEPMSTERPSGLAIRTETIFSHGSHLNLPSSVFAGSSALGFLSYILGIHTITYMREDGIEKQVGFLWAPNWTFLFMVLLPLFFAIVIELLVFWKHDARPRFLAHADRPQSGDAWIQNLQANSHTYWAVFLICILFAGLAQWIGVQLIPLLEQAQDFAPSWGTIGIIRPDIISTPAAIVFTALAYLYMSVTFYLLFAGLIILHTIIHDLWKLDSQATLRTDQASGPGVSEAALRIMRGVFRCTVLVVLAAICMKAQSAYLASQGPDIITWIVRDVWAALTNYDDGDHIFGYRMPTHYSSLLVAISSCSVFLYGAIRLGSDRRLRAPLWKMSSAIGLLLISYLTIDAFDGFSVLLIVAALIATYGLFDPEFGFGWRAGGMEGDSHVS